The following are encoded together in the Pedobacter steynii genome:
- a CDS encoding Crp/Fnr family transcriptional regulator has translation MNSTHQLTDNISKHVRLSEEEILLLNSFWTKKVLEKNDFLLRNGEICRKDNYIISGTLKAFYINADTGQEEILYFATDDWWATDIDSFRKQMPSIYNIQALERTELLQISFASFQSMLEQIPAMERYFRIILEGYLGTLQKRIVMNNVYNAEHRYVDFLQSYPKLAAKIPQYLIASYLGISAEFLSRIRRKNKKSLN, from the coding sequence TTGAACTCAACACATCAATTAACCGATAACATTTCGAAGCATGTCAGGCTCAGCGAAGAGGAGATCCTGCTTTTGAATTCGTTCTGGACCAAAAAGGTATTGGAGAAAAACGACTTCCTGCTGAGAAATGGAGAGATTTGCCGAAAGGACAATTACATCATCTCCGGAACGTTGAAAGCATTCTATATCAACGCGGATACCGGACAAGAGGAGATTCTTTATTTTGCAACAGATGACTGGTGGGCGACAGATATAGATAGCTTTCGAAAGCAAATGCCCTCTATCTACAACATCCAGGCCTTGGAGAGGACCGAACTTTTGCAGATCAGTTTTGCTTCTTTTCAAAGCATGCTGGAGCAGATCCCTGCTATGGAAAGATATTTCAGAATCATTTTGGAAGGTTATCTGGGCACTTTGCAGAAGAGGATTGTGATGAACAATGTCTATAATGCCGAACACCGGTATGTAGATTTTTTACAAAGTTATCCAAAGCTTGCGGCCAAAATCCCACAATACCTCATCGCTTCCTATCTGGGGATTTCTGCTGAATTTTTAAGCAGGATCAGGCGGAAAAATAAAAAGTCATTGAACTAG
- a CDS encoding BlaI/MecI/CopY family transcriptional regulator — protein sequence MEKLTIQEEEAMQAVWQFGAGFIKDFMELLHEPKPPYTTLASTVKNLERKGFLKSEKFANAYRYSAKVKEAEYKKRFMSGFVNDYFQNSYKELVAFFAKDNKISADELKEIINLIENPKD from the coding sequence ATGGAAAAGTTAACTATACAGGAAGAAGAAGCCATGCAGGCAGTCTGGCAATTTGGTGCAGGTTTCATCAAAGATTTCATGGAGCTGTTACATGAGCCTAAGCCTCCTTACACTACCCTGGCTTCAACCGTTAAAAACCTGGAACGGAAAGGATTTTTAAAAAGCGAGAAATTTGCTAATGCTTATCGTTACAGTGCTAAAGTCAAGGAAGCTGAATATAAAAAGCGCTTTATGAGTGGCTTTGTGAATGATTATTTTCAAAATTCCTATAAAGAACTGGTGGCTTTTTTTGCCAAAGACAATAAGATTAGTGCGGATGAACTGAAAGAAATTATCAACCTCATAGAAAATCCTAAAGACTGA
- a CDS encoding M1 family aminopeptidase, translating into MLHVRHLLPAFAALFFSCSAVKSIPGANPENGVSHQLARYRKATISKVHYQLDLDIPAEKSQQIGAKEKVSFQLKSNKYPLQLDFREDPAKVKSIAVNGSQIEMVHVNEHLVIATRYLKQGENVVDLEFTAGNGALNRNADYLYTLFVPDRARTVFPCFDQPDLKAVYTLTLQVPSDWKAIANGSLKDSTLNGLRKTYRFHTSDTISTYLFSFAAGKFKSARAGMDHLQANFLYRETDTAKINHSLNEVFKIHGSSLKFLEEWTGIPYPFQKFDFVSIPDFQFGGMEHVGAIQYKESALFLDAGATKDQWNSRNNLIAHETAHMWFGDLVTMNWFTDVWMKEVFANFMADKSTEAITGKEVFDLKFLVDHFPAAYGVDRSIGANPIRQDLDNLKDAGTLYGNIIYHKAPIMMRQLERLMGKDKFQQGVREYLKKFANGNASWPDLITILDHYADADLQEWNKVWVNDTGRPVIDYVLEQKDHKISRFSIQQKPEYGKDKVWPQLFELTLHYPGAVKELTVNLDRAEVELKEAIGLEAPLFVQFNSSGQGYGLWPLDQGMFKNLYQINKPLDRASAYISLYENMLSGRAIKPAELLNLFITGLDKEKEELNLKLITGYIASIFWEFTDAEGRALQASTLEQSLWKAMLGQSASNHKKLLFKAYQDIFLSKEAGRQLFQIWKNRKAPEGLKLSEDDYTSLAFSLALREENGSAILKEQLNRISNEDRRKRFEFIMPAVSPELTEREAFFKSMERKENRAKESNVGVALYYLHHPLRQATSVKYLPKSLEMLTEIQTTGDIFFPQNWLQSTFSNYQSTEAVQVVTDFLKAHPDYNPKLKAKILQAVDYLYRAERLLKK; encoded by the coding sequence ATGCTTCATGTACGTCACCTTCTTCCGGCATTTGCTGCCCTATTTTTTTCCTGTTCTGCGGTTAAATCCATTCCGGGTGCAAATCCTGAAAATGGTGTTTCTCATCAGCTTGCCCGCTATAGAAAGGCAACGATCAGTAAAGTCCATTATCAACTGGATCTGGACATCCCGGCAGAGAAAAGTCAGCAGATTGGTGCTAAGGAAAAGGTTTCCTTCCAGCTAAAATCAAACAAATACCCGCTGCAACTTGACTTCAGGGAGGACCCGGCAAAGGTTAAAAGTATTGCTGTTAATGGAAGCCAAATAGAGATGGTACATGTAAATGAACATCTGGTTATTGCAACCAGATACTTAAAACAGGGGGAGAATGTTGTAGATCTGGAATTTACTGCGGGGAATGGAGCATTAAACCGCAACGCCGATTACCTTTATACCTTGTTTGTACCCGACAGGGCAAGAACAGTATTTCCTTGTTTTGATCAGCCAGACCTGAAAGCGGTATACACTTTAACTTTACAAGTGCCTTCAGACTGGAAGGCCATAGCCAATGGGAGCCTCAAAGATTCTACGCTAAATGGTCTCCGTAAAACTTATCGTTTTCATACTTCAGATACCATTAGTACCTATCTTTTCTCCTTTGCTGCAGGCAAATTCAAATCTGCAAGAGCTGGAATGGACCATTTACAGGCAAATTTTTTATATCGGGAAACAGATACTGCCAAGATCAACCATAGCCTTAACGAAGTCTTCAAAATCCACGGAAGCTCATTGAAATTTCTGGAAGAATGGACGGGAATTCCCTATCCGTTTCAGAAGTTTGACTTCGTATCTATTCCTGATTTTCAATTTGGGGGAATGGAACATGTAGGGGCAATTCAGTATAAAGAGTCTGCATTGTTTCTTGATGCCGGAGCAACAAAAGACCAGTGGAATTCCAGAAACAACCTCATTGCCCATGAAACAGCGCATATGTGGTTCGGAGATCTGGTGACCATGAACTGGTTTACAGACGTCTGGATGAAAGAGGTCTTTGCTAACTTTATGGCAGATAAAAGTACGGAAGCCATCACCGGAAAAGAGGTGTTTGACCTGAAGTTTTTAGTCGACCATTTTCCCGCAGCATATGGGGTAGACCGTAGTATTGGTGCAAACCCCATCCGTCAGGACCTGGACAATTTAAAAGACGCCGGCACATTGTATGGCAATATCATTTATCATAAGGCACCAATCATGATGAGGCAACTGGAACGCCTGATGGGTAAAGACAAATTTCAGCAGGGGGTAAGGGAGTACCTGAAGAAGTTTGCCAATGGTAATGCTTCCTGGCCGGATCTGATTACCATTCTGGATCACTATGCAGATGCGGATTTACAGGAATGGAACAAGGTTTGGGTAAATGATACCGGCAGGCCGGTAATTGATTATGTCCTGGAGCAGAAAGATCATAAAATCAGCAGGTTCAGCATTCAGCAAAAACCGGAATATGGAAAGGATAAAGTATGGCCTCAACTCTTTGAGCTTACTTTACATTATCCTGGTGCTGTTAAAGAACTTACCGTAAACCTGGATAGGGCGGAAGTAGAATTGAAGGAAGCCATTGGATTAGAAGCTCCGCTATTTGTTCAATTTAACTCTTCCGGTCAGGGTTATGGATTATGGCCGCTGGATCAGGGAATGTTTAAGAACCTTTATCAAATTAACAAGCCACTGGATAGGGCTTCGGCTTATATTTCACTGTATGAGAATATGCTTAGCGGAAGGGCGATAAAGCCGGCTGAGTTACTGAACCTTTTCATCACAGGATTGGATAAAGAAAAGGAAGAGCTAAACCTTAAACTGATTACCGGATATATTGCTTCGATTTTCTGGGAGTTTACAGATGCGGAAGGAAGAGCTTTGCAGGCCTCCACATTAGAACAGTCCTTATGGAAGGCCATGCTTGGACAATCTGCTTCAAATCATAAGAAGCTGTTATTTAAGGCTTATCAGGATATCTTTTTATCTAAGGAAGCAGGGCGTCAGCTGTTTCAGATCTGGAAAAACCGGAAGGCACCGGAAGGGCTTAAGCTTTCTGAAGATGACTATACTTCTTTAGCTTTTTCTTTAGCACTCCGGGAGGAAAACGGATCAGCAATACTGAAAGAGCAATTGAACAGAATCAGTAATGAAGACCGGAGAAAACGGTTTGAATTTATCATGCCTGCGGTCTCCCCGGAGCTTACTGAACGGGAGGCTTTTTTTAAAAGTATGGAACGGAAAGAAAACAGGGCAAAGGAATCCAATGTTGGTGTGGCTTTGTATTATTTGCACCATCCGCTCAGACAAGCTACTTCTGTGAAGTACTTGCCTAAGAGCCTGGAGATGCTGACTGAGATTCAAACTACCGGAGATATTTTCTTTCCACAGAACTGGCTGCAATCTACCTTTAGCAATTATCAAAGCACAGAGGCTGTTCAGGTGGTAACGGACTTTCTGAAAGCCCATCCTGATTACAATCCTAAGCTGAAAGCAAAAATTCTGCAGGCAGTAGATTACCTGTACCGGGCTGAACGCTTGCTCAAAAAATAG
- a CDS encoding PIG-L family deacetylase — MKFRQYLLLLPAVFPLFLQAQFAAPLHSAEIKQGLESLNVTGSVLYVAAHPDDENTRLLAYLAKEKKVRAGYLSLTRGDGGQNLIGTEQAELLGLIRTQELLAARRTDGAEQFFTRANDFGFSKNPEESFKIWNKAKILSDVVWVIRKFQPDVIITRFPEDSRAGHGHHSGSAILAREAFSAAADPKQFPEQLAFVKPWQAKRIVWNTFNFGGNNTTSEDQLKIDVGLYNALLGKGYGEIAAESRSNHKSQGFGSSRQRGQAIEYFSPVAGEKAKSDLFEGVDFTLNRNSGNTEIQKIVTEINKEYQVSNPSASVAKLLKLRTLVKGKPFKHELLDNLILACSGIWIEAAAANQAYALHDSIGVRIQAIARIKADFPYPIHIEEVQTGLSADLRPNELLSAERKIFGSANHNTQPHWLENKHGQGSFEVKELQLIGLPENPALVNGVFRIRIAETLIEKKYPVVYKFTDPVKGEVYQPLVIAPPVTATLGEKAFLFNGNESKVISIQLQSFRDRVKGELVPQLPSGWSISPQKIDFSMDKKGEEQTVSFKLNPGAKSIGGDFALKVMVDGQSYHQGLRVLNYDHIPVQTLFPFSEARIDHTDLKIAGKKIGFIAGAGDLVPESLKQIGFEVQQLSERQVINSDLSAFDAIVTGVRLYNVNEQVNAMQPKLMKYVENGGVLLVQYNVNGPLKRNDLGPYPFSLSRDRVTEEDAAVTLLNPGHPVLNYPNKISAKDFDGWVQERGLYFATNIDPKYTPVLGMHDAGEPEKNGSLIVSDYGKGRFVYTSLSFFRQLPAGVPGAYRLFVNLISKQK; from the coding sequence ATGAAATTTCGTCAATACCTGCTTTTGCTGCCGGCTGTGTTTCCTTTATTTTTACAGGCACAGTTTGCGGCGCCACTCCATTCGGCTGAAATAAAACAAGGGCTGGAAAGTTTAAATGTAACCGGAAGCGTTTTATATGTTGCTGCGCATCCTGATGATGAAAATACACGCCTTTTAGCCTATCTGGCTAAAGAAAAGAAGGTACGTGCCGGCTATCTTTCGCTGACCAGAGGGGATGGGGGGCAAAACCTCATCGGTACGGAACAGGCAGAGCTTTTAGGGTTGATCCGTACGCAAGAGCTGCTTGCTGCCAGAAGAACGGACGGCGCAGAGCAGTTTTTTACCAGGGCCAATGATTTTGGTTTCTCCAAAAACCCTGAGGAAAGTTTTAAGATCTGGAATAAAGCAAAAATTCTTTCTGATGTGGTCTGGGTGATCCGTAAGTTTCAACCTGATGTCATCATTACCCGTTTCCCTGAAGATTCACGTGCCGGACATGGACACCATTCCGGTTCTGCAATTCTTGCGCGGGAAGCCTTTTCGGCTGCTGCAGATCCCAAACAATTTCCGGAACAACTGGCGTTTGTGAAACCCTGGCAGGCGAAACGTATCGTCTGGAATACCTTTAATTTCGGAGGGAACAATACGACGTCAGAGGATCAGCTAAAAATTGATGTAGGATTATATAATGCTTTATTGGGAAAAGGATACGGGGAAATTGCTGCGGAGAGCAGATCAAATCATAAAAGCCAGGGTTTTGGCTCTTCCAGACAACGCGGACAGGCTATTGAATATTTTAGCCCAGTGGCTGGTGAAAAGGCAAAATCAGACCTTTTTGAGGGAGTGGATTTTACCTTAAACAGAAATTCCGGAAATACAGAAATCCAAAAAATAGTTACGGAGATCAATAAAGAATATCAGGTTTCAAACCCTTCAGCATCTGTTGCCAAGCTCCTGAAATTAAGAACACTGGTAAAAGGAAAGCCTTTTAAACATGAGTTGCTGGACAACCTGATTCTGGCTTGTTCGGGAATCTGGATTGAAGCTGCTGCGGCAAATCAGGCTTACGCGCTTCATGATTCCATTGGGGTAAGAATTCAGGCAATTGCCAGGATCAAAGCTGATTTTCCTTATCCCATTCATATCGAAGAGGTCCAAACCGGGCTTTCAGCCGATCTGCGACCTAATGAATTGCTTTCTGCAGAACGTAAAATATTTGGCAGTGCCAACCATAATACTCAGCCCCATTGGCTGGAAAATAAACATGGGCAGGGAAGTTTTGAAGTGAAAGAGCTCCAGCTTATCGGACTTCCGGAGAATCCTGCTCTGGTAAATGGAGTATTCAGGATCAGAATTGCTGAAACGCTGATCGAGAAAAAATATCCTGTAGTCTATAAATTTACTGATCCGGTAAAAGGGGAAGTATATCAACCTTTGGTGATTGCGCCTCCGGTTACGGCAACATTGGGCGAAAAAGCATTCCTGTTTAACGGAAATGAAAGCAAGGTTATTTCCATTCAGCTACAGAGTTTTCGGGACCGGGTGAAAGGCGAGCTGGTTCCTCAGCTGCCTTCGGGATGGAGCATCAGTCCGCAGAAAATTGATTTTTCAATGGATAAAAAAGGAGAAGAGCAAACGGTATCATTTAAGCTCAACCCCGGAGCAAAATCCATTGGTGGTGATTTTGCCCTGAAGGTAATGGTTGATGGTCAAAGCTATCATCAGGGTTTGCGCGTACTGAATTATGATCATATTCCGGTACAGACCTTATTCCCTTTTTCTGAAGCAAGGATAGACCATACCGATCTGAAGATCGCCGGTAAAAAAATTGGATTTATTGCAGGAGCGGGTGACCTGGTTCCAGAGTCTTTAAAACAGATTGGTTTTGAGGTACAACAGCTTTCCGAGCGGCAGGTGATCAACTCTGATCTTTCGGCCTTTGATGCCATTGTTACCGGGGTTCGTTTGTATAACGTCAATGAGCAGGTTAATGCTATGCAGCCTAAGCTGATGAAATACGTAGAAAATGGTGGGGTGTTGCTAGTCCAGTACAACGTAAACGGTCCGTTAAAACGGAATGATCTGGGACCTTACCCTTTCAGTTTATCAAGAGACCGTGTAACGGAAGAAGATGCGGCAGTGACCCTGCTGAATCCAGGACATCCGGTGTTAAATTATCCGAATAAAATCAGCGCTAAAGATTTCGATGGCTGGGTACAGGAAAGAGGTTTATATTTTGCAACGAATATTGACCCTAAATACACCCCTGTTCTTGGGATGCATGATGCCGGGGAACCCGAGAAAAACGGATCCTTAATTGTTTCTGATTACGGTAAAGGACGATTTGTGTATACTTCTCTTTCTTTCTTCAGGCAATTACCTGCCGGTGTTCCCGGAGCCTACCGCTTGTTTGTGAATTTAATTTCAAAACAGAAATAA
- a CDS encoding DUF2911 domain-containing protein, with amino-acid sequence MKTTLKTVLLLALAVSLSTELQAQGVKLPQASSAQTITQSFGLGKVTLSYSRPNTKGRKVFGAMEPFGQVWRTGANGATSITFTDAVKVNGQELAAGTYGVFTIPGKDEWTVIFNKDAKQWGAYEYKEAEDVLRIKVKPVKLKDKVETFTMQFANVFPTTAQLQLAWENTGVNIDLSTEIDAQVMASIEEAMKGEKKPYFSAAQYYFENGKDLNKALEWINAAEAADGKAPWVKLWKGRIQLKKGDKAGAIATAEAGIKLAAEAKIDEYVRLNSALLAEAKK; translated from the coding sequence ATGAAAACAACATTAAAAACGGTGCTGCTTCTTGCTTTAGCAGTATCATTAAGCACTGAACTTCAGGCCCAGGGCGTTAAATTGCCACAGGCAAGTTCTGCTCAGACCATCACACAAAGCTTTGGATTAGGAAAAGTAACCCTCTCTTATTCTCGTCCCAACACTAAAGGCCGTAAAGTTTTCGGTGCAATGGAACCTTTTGGTCAGGTTTGGCGTACCGGAGCAAACGGAGCAACTTCAATCACCTTTACAGATGCCGTGAAAGTTAACGGACAGGAACTTGCTGCAGGAACTTATGGTGTGTTTACCATTCCAGGTAAAGACGAATGGACCGTAATATTCAATAAAGACGCCAAACAATGGGGTGCTTATGAATATAAAGAAGCGGAGGATGTATTGCGCATCAAGGTTAAACCGGTAAAACTAAAAGACAAAGTAGAGACATTTACAATGCAGTTTGCCAACGTTTTTCCTACTACAGCTCAATTGCAACTGGCATGGGAGAATACAGGAGTAAACATCGACCTGTCTACAGAAATTGATGCCCAGGTAATGGCAAGCATCGAGGAAGCGATGAAAGGCGAGAAAAAACCATATTTCTCCGCAGCACAATACTACTTTGAAAATGGTAAAGACCTGAATAAAGCATTGGAGTGGATCAACGCTGCTGAAGCAGCTGATGGTAAAGCACCATGGGTGAAATTATGGAAAGGCCGTATTCAACTGAAAAAAGGTGATAAAGCAGGTGCCATTGCGACTGCAGAAGCCGGAATCAAATTGGCTGCAGAAGCTAAAATTGATGAGTATGTAAGGTTAAACAGCGCATTATTGGCTGAAGCTAAGAAATAA
- a CDS encoding sodium:solute symporter, with protein MSNVDWGVLILTLVVIVVYGVYKSRGAQNIQGYLLGNQSLPWYHVCLSVMATQASAITFLSAPGLAYSSGMSFVQFYFGLPLAMIVLCITFVPIYHRLKVYTAYEFLEQRFDLNTRALTAFLFLIQRGLSTGITIYAPSIILSTILDINTTYTTLFMGSLVVFYTVYGGTKAVSYTQMLQMSIIFCGLFAAGIMVVHLLPGDIGFGKAISIAGKMGRTNAIDFKFDLQNPYTVWSGLIGGFFLQLSYFGTDQSQVGRYLSGASVNQSRLGLLMNGLVKIPMQFLILLIGVLVFTFYQYNRPPIFFNSFELNKLEKSEYNPELNKLKAAYDSAFKEKQLVVDKMNLALDQDNKAEIDLQRKALQNADEKGKGIRKEVTNLMTKNDKAADINDNNYIFLSFVTQYLPKGLIGLLIAIIFLASMGSTASALNSLASTTVIDIYKRLIRKDGSDHEYLQASRLATVFWGVICIIMALYASKIGNLLEAVNILGSYIYGTILGVFLVAFYLKQVNGRAVFLAAIVAEIAVILIGQQEWVAYLWLNVIGCLLVILVALILQQLIGKDKKTVIN; from the coding sequence ATGAGTAATGTAGACTGGGGAGTTCTGATCCTCACACTGGTGGTAATTGTGGTTTACGGCGTTTATAAAAGTCGTGGGGCCCAGAATATTCAGGGATACCTGTTGGGCAACCAAAGTTTACCCTGGTATCATGTTTGCCTTTCCGTGATGGCAACCCAGGCCAGTGCGATCACCTTTTTATCGGCCCCGGGCCTGGCTTATTCTTCGGGGATGAGCTTTGTGCAGTTTTACTTCGGTCTGCCGCTGGCGATGATCGTCTTGTGTATCACCTTTGTCCCGATCTACCACAGATTGAAAGTGTATACAGCCTACGAATTTCTGGAACAAAGATTTGACTTAAATACCAGGGCTTTAACGGCTTTTCTGTTTTTGATCCAAAGGGGCTTATCTACCGGAATCACCATTTATGCACCTTCGATCATTCTCTCGACGATTTTAGACATCAATACCACTTATACCACTTTATTTATGGGGAGTCTGGTGGTCTTCTATACCGTTTATGGAGGAACTAAAGCCGTATCCTATACTCAAATGCTGCAGATGAGCATTATTTTCTGCGGACTTTTTGCTGCGGGAATTATGGTGGTTCATCTATTGCCCGGGGATATTGGTTTCGGCAAAGCGATCAGTATTGCCGGAAAAATGGGAAGAACAAACGCAATCGATTTTAAGTTTGATCTTCAAAATCCTTATACGGTCTGGTCCGGATTGATTGGTGGTTTCTTTCTGCAGCTTTCCTATTTCGGAACCGATCAAAGTCAGGTTGGACGTTATCTATCCGGCGCCTCTGTTAATCAGAGCCGGTTGGGCTTATTGATGAATGGCCTGGTGAAGATTCCCATGCAGTTTCTTATCTTATTAATCGGGGTATTGGTATTTACATTTTATCAGTATAACCGCCCACCGATTTTCTTCAATAGCTTTGAATTAAACAAGCTGGAGAAAAGTGAATATAATCCGGAACTGAACAAGCTAAAGGCCGCATATGATTCAGCCTTTAAGGAAAAACAGCTGGTTGTTGATAAAATGAACCTGGCTTTGGATCAGGACAATAAAGCCGAAATTGACCTGCAGCGGAAAGCCTTGCAGAATGCCGATGAAAAGGGAAAGGGGATTCGAAAAGAGGTGACAAACCTGATGACGAAGAACGATAAAGCCGCGGATATTAACGACAACAATTATATATTCCTGAGTTTTGTTACGCAATACCTGCCGAAAGGGTTGATTGGCCTGCTGATCGCCATTATCTTCCTGGCTTCTATGGGATCAACGGCCAGTGCACTGAACTCCCTGGCTTCTACTACCGTTATTGATATCTATAAACGGCTGATCAGGAAAGATGGTTCGGATCACGAATATTTACAGGCTTCCAGGCTGGCCACTGTATTCTGGGGTGTGATCTGTATCATTATGGCCTTGTATGCCAGTAAGATCGGGAATCTGCTGGAAGCTGTGAACATCCTGGGTTCTTATATTTATGGAACCATATTAGGCGTATTTCTGGTTGCCTTTTACCTGAAGCAGGTAAACGGAAGAGCGGTATTTCTTGCAGCCATCGTAGCTGAAATTGCCGTTATTCTGATTGGTCAGCAGGAATGGGTAGCTTATTTATGGCTCAATGTGATTGGATGTCTGCTGGTGATACTCGTGGCATTGATCTTACAACAGCTTATAGGAAAAGATAAAAAGACGGTTATAAACTAA
- a CDS encoding FMN-dependent NADH-azoreductase — MKKILIINASVRTERSYSRMLTQSFMDNWASRYPEDRFTFREIGLEVVPAINEKWIAGAFLKPKDKNAENQAELQFSNELVQELKENDIYVIGTPMYNWSIPSGLKSYIDQVMRINETWKFRSGKPDGDYVGLLENKKMYILSSRGDTGYGQHEKNEHMNFQTSYLQFVFGMMGVNDVTTMSLDNEEFGGEIFEKSKQEIFQLINGIN; from the coding sequence ATGAAAAAAATATTGATAATTAATGCAAGTGTAAGAACAGAACGGTCGTATAGCAGAATGTTGACCCAGTCATTTATGGACAACTGGGCAAGCCGGTATCCGGAGGATCGTTTTACTTTCCGGGAGATTGGATTAGAAGTTGTACCGGCAATTAATGAAAAATGGATTGCAGGTGCTTTTTTAAAACCAAAGGACAAGAATGCTGAAAATCAGGCCGAATTACAATTCAGCAACGAATTGGTTCAGGAATTGAAGGAGAACGATATCTATGTCATCGGAACTCCAATGTACAACTGGTCAATACCCAGCGGATTAAAATCATATATCGATCAGGTGATGCGGATCAATGAAACCTGGAAGTTCCGGTCTGGTAAACCGGACGGGGATTACGTCGGGTTGCTGGAAAACAAAAAGATGTACATCCTTTCGAGCAGAGGAGATACCGGCTATGGGCAGCATGAAAAAAATGAACATATGAATTTTCAAACCAGCTATTTGCAGTTCGTTTTCGGAATGATGGGGGTCAATGATGTAACCACGATGTCACTGGACAACGAAGAGTTTGGAGGAGAGATATTTGAAAAATCAAAACAGGAGATTTTTCAGCTTATTAATGGAATCAACTAA